A window of Paenibacillus sp. 19GGS1-52 contains these coding sequences:
- a CDS encoding ATP-dependent DNA helicase encodes MLANQYPFAYDRTKPFIEQVGEWVGEVFYEILPKAGFEVRDEQIYMAYQLERAFADKKTIFAEAGVGTGKTLVYLLYSICYARYTGKPAIIACADESLIEQLVKPEGDIAKLSRHLNMEIDARLAKSPDHYMCLKKLDQARNNDDESLPLEDLYESLPDFVHSHTALQEFHAYGDRRDYSDLNDEQWNKINWDSFQDCFTCDVRHRCGQTLSRDHYRKAGDLVICSHDYYMEHVWTYEARKREGQIPLLPDHCAVVFDEGHLLESAAMKALGYKIKHVVFEELISRLLKNDIREALAMLIDEAIEQSEIMFDSIRRQSHSIPGSDRMSIELNERLLRDVHRMRTIIASIEEELVFESELYTLDEYQLRIVEERLEMMEVALKLFEDSGALICWATEDSDGVSLFVMPRDVKEVLESMFSQNMPIVFSSATLSVDKSFEYLREGLGVQNYLSFSVDSPYDYGTQMDVYVPEPLTGDFAEKFEISLKLIERTEGRALLLFRTREELFLFKQECLLRPESGKYSFLYEGDQEISYLISAFQRDEHSVLCAVTLWEGLDIPGPSLSNVIIWSLPYPPLDPVFMAKRSETTSPFEDVDLPYMLLRLKQGMGRLIRTSEDKGIVTVLAEEDGEHPVHEYITSVLPKGIQLQILTGQRN; translated from the coding sequence TTGTTGGCGAATCAGTATCCTTTTGCGTATGATCGTACCAAACCTTTTATCGAGCAGGTGGGAGAATGGGTTGGAGAAGTGTTCTATGAAATCCTTCCTAAGGCAGGCTTTGAAGTCCGTGATGAACAGATTTATATGGCGTATCAGCTGGAACGGGCTTTTGCAGATAAGAAGACGATTTTTGCCGAGGCAGGTGTTGGAACCGGTAAAACATTGGTTTATTTGCTATACAGCATCTGTTATGCACGTTATACCGGTAAACCGGCTATTATCGCGTGTGCAGATGAGTCGTTGATTGAGCAGCTTGTGAAGCCTGAAGGAGATATTGCCAAACTTTCACGGCACTTGAATATGGAGATTGACGCCAGACTTGCCAAATCACCGGATCATTATATGTGTTTAAAGAAGCTGGATCAGGCCCGGAATAACGATGATGAGAGTTTGCCTTTGGAGGACCTGTATGAGAGCTTGCCGGATTTCGTGCACTCACATACAGCGCTACAGGAGTTCCATGCATATGGCGACCGTAGGGATTATTCAGATCTGAATGACGAACAGTGGAACAAAATCAATTGGGATTCATTTCAGGATTGCTTTACCTGTGATGTGCGCCACCGCTGCGGCCAGACACTCTCACGTGATCATTATCGTAAGGCCGGCGATCTGGTTATTTGTTCCCATGATTATTATATGGAGCATGTGTGGACGTATGAAGCCCGTAAGCGAGAAGGACAAATTCCACTTCTGCCGGACCACTGTGCTGTTGTGTTTGATGAAGGGCATTTGCTCGAATCTGCGGCAATGAAGGCATTGGGCTATAAAATAAAACATGTCGTATTTGAAGAGCTGATCTCCCGTCTGCTGAAGAATGATATCCGTGAAGCGCTGGCTATGCTTATTGATGAAGCGATTGAACAAAGTGAGATTATGTTCGATAGCATTCGCCGCCAAAGTCACAGTATTCCGGGTTCAGATCGGATGAGTATTGAACTGAATGAGCGCTTATTGCGTGACGTGCATCGCATGCGCACCATCATTGCCTCCATCGAGGAAGAGCTGGTGTTTGAAAGTGAGCTATACACGTTGGATGAATACCAATTACGGATTGTGGAAGAACGCCTGGAGATGATGGAAGTTGCCCTGAAGCTGTTTGAAGATTCAGGAGCGTTGATCTGTTGGGCGACAGAAGATAGTGATGGTGTGTCACTGTTCGTAATGCCGCGTGATGTGAAAGAGGTACTGGAAAGTATGTTTAGCCAAAATATGCCGATCGTATTCTCCTCAGCCACCTTGTCGGTCGATAAATCATTCGAATATTTAAGAGAAGGCTTGGGTGTACAGAACTACCTGTCATTCTCGGTAGACTCTCCTTATGATTATGGCACTCAGATGGATGTCTATGTGCCAGAGCCGTTGACGGGTGACTTTGCGGAAAAGTTCGAAATTTCCCTGAAGCTCATTGAGCGGACGGAAGGCAGAGCACTGCTGCTGTTCCGTACACGTGAGGAACTCTTCTTATTTAAGCAGGAATGTCTGCTTAGACCGGAAAGCGGGAAGTATTCCTTCCTTTATGAGGGAGATCAGGAGATTAGCTATTTGATCTCGGCATTTCAACGGGATGAGCACAGTGTGCTCTGTGCTGTTACGTTGTGGGAAGGGCTTGATATACCTGGTCCATCACTGTCCAATGTTATTATCTGGTCGCTACCGTATCCTCCGCTGGACCCTGTGTTTATGGCGAAGCGCTCGGAGACAACTTCTCCATTCGAGGATGTAGACCTGCCCTATATGCTGTTGCGACTGAAGCAAGGAATGGGTCGTCTGATTCGCACCAGTGAAGATAAGGGAATTGTAACCGTGCTGGCAGAAGAGGACGGAGAGCATCCGGTACACGAGTATATTACCTCTGTATTGCCGAAGGGGATTCAGCTTCAAATCTTGACCGGACAGCGAAACTAA
- a CDS encoding diguanylate cyclase produces MGLIPWIDLTLCLLLFVLFVYVFASVTITNLHKAYLVFHFSMMLWPFCQFAIKTTDSPKYQLFYVKLAFIDTSLLAIGWLLFTIFLTGHSSFLRRKNSLLLFIPALLVALGVIFNPNGWFVQPVYGTYIQRTYGPLFWFNITILIAYVIVSLYIMYLALVSDKALRIKKQIKRVLQGIMVMTAFILSDIILNVGLSRFLPVIPGLTSLGILLSAVFFIIAIHRDKVFDIVTIAHQDIFDTIAIGILVIDDNDTVVEINHSLLPYVQLKLGDRFNIEAILPKNSDQTETFLDTYRNRPLERTEMELTYHGISQPLHVNIQAAPIMVSDLRVGRIITFQDRSELRRLIDETSNQNQILQVRNQSLIGIQTELFQTNQKLEQMAITDSLTGCYNRHYLTQQLEQEVMKNMNFQLPFAILLLDIDYFKLVNDNYGHLVGDEVICRTVKAINMALRRTDVLARYGGEEFIIYLPNTNQAQATLLAERVKSAVESNKMIIPNIATSISITISMGLLSITTFAIENLQNSYINELYESVDKALYQAKKEGRNRIVSISR; encoded by the coding sequence TTGGGCCTAATTCCATGGATTGACTTAACGTTGTGTTTGCTTTTATTTGTGCTATTTGTTTATGTGTTTGCGTCTGTAACCATTACTAACTTACATAAAGCTTATCTAGTCTTCCACTTCTCCATGATGTTATGGCCTTTCTGCCAGTTTGCTATTAAAACAACTGACAGCCCAAAGTATCAATTGTTTTACGTAAAGCTCGCTTTTATCGATACGTCTCTGCTGGCTATTGGCTGGCTTTTGTTCACCATTTTCCTCACGGGTCATTCGTCATTTTTACGAAGAAAAAATTCCTTACTACTGTTTATTCCAGCTCTATTAGTGGCGCTCGGTGTGATATTCAATCCAAACGGCTGGTTCGTTCAACCTGTGTATGGTACGTATATCCAGAGAACTTACGGGCCTCTTTTCTGGTTCAATATCACCATATTGATAGCTTATGTAATTGTTTCGCTTTACATTATGTATTTAGCTTTGGTATCCGACAAGGCACTCCGTATCAAAAAGCAAATTAAACGCGTGCTTCAAGGGATTATGGTGATGACTGCATTCATCTTGTCGGACATCATCCTCAATGTGGGCTTATCCCGTTTTCTACCGGTCATTCCAGGATTGACATCTCTGGGCATTCTTTTATCTGCCGTCTTTTTTATCATTGCCATTCATCGTGATAAAGTATTTGATATTGTGACCATCGCTCATCAGGACATTTTTGACACGATCGCGATTGGAATTCTGGTAATTGATGATAATGACACCGTTGTAGAAATAAATCATTCACTGCTACCCTACGTCCAATTGAAATTAGGGGACCGCTTCAATATCGAAGCTATTCTGCCAAAGAACTCTGACCAAACGGAAACATTCCTCGATACTTACCGGAACCGACCGCTGGAAAGAACGGAAATGGAATTAACATATCATGGAATTTCACAGCCACTCCATGTCAATATTCAGGCTGCCCCAATTATGGTTAGCGATTTAAGGGTAGGACGAATTATCACATTTCAGGATAGAAGTGAGCTTCGTCGTCTCATCGATGAGACTAGTAATCAGAACCAAATTCTGCAAGTCCGGAATCAATCTTTAATTGGAATTCAGACGGAACTTTTTCAAACCAATCAGAAACTAGAACAGATGGCGATAACCGACAGTTTGACCGGTTGTTATAATCGCCATTACTTGACCCAACAGCTGGAGCAGGAAGTTATGAAGAACATGAATTTCCAACTACCGTTTGCGATACTTCTCTTAGATATCGACTACTTCAAACTAGTCAATGATAATTACGGCCACTTGGTCGGCGATGAAGTGATATGCAGGACTGTGAAAGCCATCAATATGGCTCTGCGGCGGACTGATGTTCTGGCCCGTTATGGCGGAGAGGAGTTTATTATTTATTTACCCAATACGAATCAAGCACAGGCTACCCTCTTGGCTGAACGCGTCAAATCCGCAGTCGAATCCAATAAAATGATCATCCCTAATATAGCTACTTCAATCTCGATTACGATAAGTATGGGGTTGTTGTCCATTACTACGTTTGCCATTGAAAATCTCCAGAATTCATATATAAATGAGTTATATGAATCTGTGGACAAAGCCTTATACCAAGCCAAAAAAGAAGGCCGCAACCGGATTGTTAGTATCTCCAGATAA
- a CDS encoding MarR family transcriptional regulator, with protein sequence MKDNLERNLITNWLTLTHIQMNVANALETKLQERHDLSLKEFYLLLFLSEASEKKLKLQQLESMVGLSQSAVSRLVSRFEAKGCGALQRTACDDDRRSIYTSLTQIGQDKIDKAQGTVKEILVAAFPEKEVAQLLQDMLHVKQQ encoded by the coding sequence ATGAAGGATAACCTTGAACGTAACCTTATAACTAACTGGTTGACTTTGACACATATACAAATGAACGTTGCCAATGCCTTGGAAACGAAGCTGCAAGAGAGGCATGACTTGTCTTTGAAGGAATTTTATTTGCTACTGTTTCTGTCTGAGGCATCAGAGAAGAAATTGAAACTGCAGCAACTGGAGTCGATGGTGGGCTTAAGCCAGAGTGCCGTATCTCGACTTGTGAGCCGCTTTGAAGCCAAGGGCTGTGGAGCCTTGCAAAGAACTGCCTGTGACGATGATCGCAGAAGCATCTATACATCTTTGACCCAAATAGGCCAAGACAAGATCGATAAAGCGCAAGGGACAGTTAAAGAGATTCTAGTGGCGGCTTTTCCCGAAAAAGAAGTAGCACAGCTGCTGCAAGACATGCTCCATGTCAAACAACAATAA
- a CDS encoding NADH:flavin oxidoreductase/NADH oxidase, whose protein sequence is MKDLFTPYELKDLKLKNRVVMPPMCQYSVTNKDGIATDWHYNHYVSRAIGGAGLIIIEMTDVEPDGRITDYDLGIWSDEQIPALARIIEACHSYGAKVGIQIAHAGRKAEDAAVPVAPSAIAFNAESKTPKELTTEEVKAMVEKYRMGVRRAIQAGFDVIELHGAHGYLIHQFHSPLTNHRTDEYGQDLTLFGKEVILAAKSEMPAGMPLIMRISAKEYVEGGYGINESLEFSKVYKDAGADIFHISAGGEGPIAAAGKPGTHAGYQVPLAREIKHSLNVPVIAVGRLDEPVLANAVIGNDEADLVAIGRGMLRNPYWTLEAGVQLDKEAGLPKQYEQGFPRIKR, encoded by the coding sequence ATGAAGGATTTATTTACCCCTTATGAATTGAAGGATTTGAAGCTGAAGAACCGTGTGGTTATGCCTCCAATGTGTCAATATTCAGTTACTAATAAAGATGGAATTGCTACGGATTGGCATTATAACCATTATGTGAGTCGGGCTATTGGTGGAGCTGGGTTAATTATTATTGAGATGACTGATGTAGAGCCGGATGGCCGCATCACTGATTATGATCTTGGCATTTGGTCTGATGAGCAGATCCCTGCATTGGCTAGAATTATTGAGGCATGTCATTCGTATGGTGCCAAAGTCGGTATCCAAATTGCCCACGCAGGGCGCAAAGCCGAAGACGCTGCAGTGCCAGTAGCACCATCGGCAATTGCTTTTAATGCGGAATCCAAAACTCCCAAGGAATTAACGACTGAAGAAGTGAAGGCCATGGTAGAGAAATATCGTATGGGTGTAAGACGCGCTATTCAAGCCGGATTTGATGTGATTGAGCTTCATGGTGCGCATGGTTATTTAATTCACCAATTCCATTCCCCACTGACTAACCATAGAACGGATGAATATGGCCAAGATTTAACCTTGTTCGGTAAAGAAGTTATTCTGGCGGCTAAGAGTGAAATGCCAGCAGGTATGCCCTTGATCATGCGTATTTCTGCTAAAGAATATGTAGAGGGCGGTTATGGAATTAACGAGAGTCTGGAATTCAGCAAGGTGTATAAAGACGCTGGCGCAGATATTTTTCATATTAGTGCAGGTGGAGAAGGTCCAATTGCCGCTGCAGGAAAACCAGGCACGCATGCGGGTTATCAAGTTCCATTGGCTAGAGAAATCAAGCACAGCTTGAATGTTCCAGTTATTGCAGTAGGAAGATTAGATGAGCCGGTACTTGCCAATGCCGTGATCGGTAATGATGAAGCAGACCTTGTTGCCATTGGACGGGGGATGCTAAGAAATCCATATTGGACGTTGGAGGCAGGCGTACAGCTTGATAAAGAGGCTGGACTTCCTAAACAGTATGAGCAGGGATTTCCAAGAATAAAGAGATGA
- a CDS encoding GGDEF domain-containing protein has translation MNVLLQVQINIVSSILTTIILGHAYFNMNRKKTRNRIFLWILGLTLLTLVLETFSILLDGPAMKPYIVLHKLVNILGFSIAPVIPFLGYIFSKEWVNRYQKEKIKSNYFLLLLPLVINLVGTLLSYKGSGLFHITGTNNYERGLLFFILPTISYMYFSYNLYFIYKLRQKFSSAELVIFSTFYIVPAISTYVQLEYAAYLTIWNSLAIILVFAYIFIQNEQAYRDNLTGLENRLSYEHYAQNINKKRLRKLFIVYLDLDEFKMINDQFGHLEGDEAIKIFADLIVESFRVKHKRLIRLGGDEFLILLNAQQQEQVEVYIQQLIQQVEMYNTRALKPYQLKFSFGLAGYTKAVDCIHQILETADQAMYAQKQSRKG, from the coding sequence ATGAATGTCTTACTTCAGGTCCAAATAAATATTGTTTCATCTATTTTAACTACTATTATTTTAGGGCATGCTTATTTCAATATGAATAGAAAAAAAACACGCAATAGAATATTTCTTTGGATTCTCGGATTAACTTTGCTCACTTTAGTATTAGAGACTTTTAGTATTTTGTTGGATGGACCAGCTATGAAGCCATATATCGTATTACATAAGTTAGTCAATATATTGGGTTTTTCAATAGCTCCTGTTATTCCGTTTCTAGGGTATATATTTAGTAAAGAATGGGTTAATAGATATCAGAAAGAGAAGATCAAGAGCAACTATTTTCTACTCCTCCTCCCATTGGTCATTAACTTGGTAGGTACTTTGTTAAGTTATAAGGGAAGCGGACTCTTTCACATCACCGGTACAAATAATTATGAACGTGGGCTTTTATTTTTTATTTTACCCACTATCTCTTACATGTACTTCAGCTATAACTTATATTTCATCTATAAGTTACGCCAAAAATTCTCATCTGCGGAACTCGTTATCTTCAGTACATTTTATATTGTGCCTGCTATATCTACTTATGTTCAGTTGGAATACGCTGCTTATTTGACCATTTGGAATAGTTTGGCAATTATTCTTGTCTTTGCTTATATTTTCATCCAAAATGAACAAGCCTATCGGGATAATCTGACTGGACTTGAAAATCGCTTGTCCTATGAGCATTATGCTCAGAATATAAATAAAAAAAGGCTGCGAAAGCTGTTTATCGTTTATCTGGATTTAGATGAATTCAAGATGATCAATGATCAATTCGGACATCTCGAGGGGGATGAAGCGATTAAGATCTTTGCTGATTTGATCGTGGAGAGCTTTCGGGTTAAGCATAAACGCTTGATTCGTTTAGGAGGAGATGAATTCTTAATTCTACTAAACGCGCAGCAACAAGAACAGGTTGAAGTTTATATCCAACAACTAATTCAACAGGTTGAGATGTATAATACTAGAGCTTTGAAACCGTATCAACTTAAATTCAGTTTTGGTTTGGCTGGGTATACAAAAGCTGTTGATTGTATTCATCAAATCTTAGAGACCGCTGATCAAGCGATGTATGCGCAAAAACAAAGTAGAAAAGGCTAA
- a CDS encoding YihY/virulence factor BrkB family protein, which translates to MKKASKMGFFVFLRHLFKKIKNDDVQGISAQLTYYLILSFFPFLIFIMTLIGYADISMGEKIKYLQEIMPTEAVTIIEEIVKEVSEGRSQALLSFGMLATLWTASKGINAIMKGLNRAYDIEENRVFWKVRGISLLATLVIGLVILLSTLLLIFGSWLKTKLFLLTNLPYGLYQLWSLLQYAIPLLIMFIVFSLLYWIAPNRRITYKEVLPGAAFTTISWVTTSVLFSIYVNQFGDFTRTYGSLGGVTILLIWLYFSSMILLVGGEINAILLHRRVQ; encoded by the coding sequence ATGAAAAAGGCTTCAAAAATGGGGTTCTTCGTTTTTCTCAGACATTTATTCAAAAAGATTAAAAATGATGATGTTCAAGGGATAAGCGCACAATTAACCTACTATCTCATACTATCTTTTTTCCCTTTTTTAATATTCATTATGACGCTTATTGGTTATGCCGATATCTCTATGGGTGAGAAGATCAAATATCTTCAAGAAATAATGCCTACAGAAGCAGTAACGATCATCGAGGAAATTGTAAAGGAAGTTTCAGAGGGACGGAGTCAGGCTTTGCTCTCATTCGGTATGCTTGCTACGCTGTGGACTGCCTCCAAAGGGATTAATGCAATTATGAAAGGTCTGAACAGAGCTTACGATATCGAGGAGAACAGAGTGTTTTGGAAAGTAAGAGGAATTTCGCTGCTGGCAACGCTGGTCATTGGTCTTGTCATTCTGCTCAGTACTCTGCTGCTCATATTCGGAAGCTGGTTAAAGACGAAACTATTTTTGCTGACCAATTTACCCTATGGCCTTTATCAACTATGGAGTTTGCTGCAATATGCCATTCCTCTGCTCATTATGTTTATTGTGTTTAGCTTGCTCTATTGGATTGCTCCTAATCGGAGAATAACCTATAAAGAGGTACTGCCTGGAGCTGCTTTTACAACCATCAGCTGGGTTACAACATCTGTACTTTTCTCTATATATGTTAACCAATTTGGAGATTTCACAAGAACCTATGGGAGCCTTGGGGGAGTGACGATCCTGCTAATCTGGTTATATTTCAGCTCCATGATTCTACTCGTAGGCGGTGAAATTAATGCGATCCTATTACACCGCCGAGTACAATAA
- a CDS encoding extradiol dioxygenase, whose translation MTKELWINLPVKDLHKSKEFFSKIGFSFDPRHQNSNDMAGMVVGDSKIMVMLFPESTFKNFTGNEIADTTQGTEVLFSIDAASREEVDEMVRKAVEAGGTSFNKVKEEKLQEKKPQDQSWMYGAGFADLDGHCWNILYMDVTKMPKV comes from the coding sequence ATGACAAAAGAGCTATGGATAAACTTGCCGGTCAAAGATCTCCATAAGTCGAAAGAGTTCTTCAGCAAGATTGGGTTTTCGTTTGATCCGCGACATCAAAATAGCAATGACATGGCTGGTATGGTTGTCGGAGACAGCAAGATCATGGTGATGCTTTTTCCAGAATCCACATTCAAAAATTTCACCGGAAACGAAATTGCCGATACTACACAAGGAACCGAAGTATTGTTCTCCATTGATGCGGCGAGTAGAGAAGAAGTAGATGAAATGGTAAGGAAGGCGGTCGAGGCAGGGGGGACAAGCTTTAATAAAGTAAAAGAAGAGAAGCTCCAAGAAAAGAAGCCTCAAGACCAAAGCTGGATGTATGGTGCTGGTTTTGCTGATTTGGATGGGCATTGCTGGAATATATTGTATATGGATGTAACTAAGATGCCAAAGGTTTAA
- a CDS encoding UbiD family decarboxylase codes for MTYRNLEECIIDLEKHGHLLRIQEEVDPDLEMAAIHLKVYEAGGPALLFENVKGSKFRAVSNLFGTIERSKFIFRHTWNTAQNVIALRNDPIKALKNPFKYIGTGLAARRALPLRKLGGLSAAFQEIQISDLPLIKHWKEDGGAFVTLPQVYSEDPDKPGIMNSNLGMYRVQLNGNEYELNKEVGIHYQIHRGIGVHQDKANKQGLPLKVSCFIGGPPAHTLSAVMPLPEGMSELTFAGLLSGRHFRYSYVDGYCISSDADFVITGEIYPGETKPEGPFGDHLGYYSLTHPFPVMRVHKVYARQNAIFPFTVVGRPPQEDTSFGELIHELTGGAIKQEIPGVKEVHAVDAAGVHPLLLAIGSERYTPYQQLKQPAEILTMANRILGTGQLSLAKFLFITAEEDQNIDIHDIAGFLTYILKRINLRRDIHFYTNTTIDTLDYSGTGINSGSKVVFAAVGEPKRELCREVPDILQELQGFKEARMVIPGIVALQGTKFTNYTEAETELKGLSDAILAKGELSTCPMIILCDDSDFMCATLNNFLWATFTRSNPSHDIYGVNSYNENKHWACDNIIIDARVKPHQAPPLLLDPTVAKNIERLFAKGASLNGI; via the coding sequence ATGACATATCGTAATTTAGAAGAATGCATCATCGATTTAGAGAAGCATGGACATTTGCTGCGTATTCAAGAAGAGGTTGATCCTGATCTTGAAATGGCTGCAATACATCTGAAAGTATATGAGGCTGGTGGCCCGGCATTACTATTTGAAAATGTAAAAGGTTCGAAGTTTCGTGCGGTATCCAATCTTTTTGGGACCATTGAGCGTAGCAAGTTTATATTTCGCCACACATGGAATACAGCACAGAACGTAATTGCATTGCGCAACGATCCAATCAAAGCACTTAAGAATCCTTTTAAATATATAGGGACTGGATTGGCAGCAAGGAGAGCCCTGCCCCTTAGGAAATTAGGCGGTCTGTCAGCGGCCTTCCAGGAAATTCAAATATCCGACCTTCCGCTTATTAAACACTGGAAAGAGGATGGGGGCGCGTTTGTCACCTTGCCCCAAGTGTATTCAGAAGACCCGGATAAGCCAGGAATTATGAATTCCAATCTGGGAATGTATCGTGTACAGCTTAACGGCAACGAATATGAACTGAATAAAGAAGTTGGAATTCATTATCAGATCCATCGTGGGATAGGTGTCCATCAGGATAAGGCTAATAAACAAGGGCTACCGCTGAAAGTAAGCTGTTTCATAGGTGGACCTCCCGCGCATACGCTGTCAGCAGTAATGCCATTGCCGGAAGGAATGAGTGAATTAACTTTTGCGGGACTCCTCTCCGGACGCCATTTCCGCTATAGCTATGTAGATGGTTATTGTATTAGCAGTGATGCCGATTTTGTGATCACCGGAGAGATCTATCCTGGCGAGACCAAACCAGAGGGACCTTTTGGTGATCATCTGGGTTATTACAGCCTGACTCACCCTTTTCCTGTAATGAGAGTGCATAAGGTATATGCCAGACAAAATGCTATATTCCCCTTTACTGTCGTCGGACGGCCGCCGCAGGAAGATACATCATTTGGCGAATTAATTCATGAGCTGACCGGTGGAGCGATTAAGCAAGAAATCCCAGGTGTAAAGGAAGTTCATGCAGTAGATGCTGCGGGCGTGCATCCATTGCTCTTAGCGATTGGCAGCGAACGTTACACGCCTTACCAGCAATTGAAACAGCCAGCAGAGATACTCACCATGGCGAATCGGATTCTGGGTACAGGCCAATTAAGCTTAGCGAAGTTCTTGTTTATTACGGCAGAAGAGGATCAGAATATAGATATTCATGATATCGCAGGTTTTTTAACCTATATTCTGAAGCGGATCAATCTTCGTCGGGATATACACTTTTATACAAATACGACGATAGACACCCTTGATTATTCAGGTACAGGGATTAACAGTGGTAGCAAGGTTGTATTTGCAGCCGTTGGAGAACCCAAAAGGGAGCTGTGCAGAGAGGTACCAGATATTCTACAGGAGCTGCAGGGATTTAAAGAGGCTCGAATGGTGATACCGGGAATTGTGGCGCTTCAAGGAACTAAATTCACAAATTATACAGAGGCGGAAACAGAACTAAAAGGCTTAAGTGATGCTATTCTGGCAAAAGGCGAGCTCTCTACTTGTCCGATGATCATACTCTGTGATGACAGTGATTTTATGTGTGCGACCCTCAATAATTTCCTGTGGGCTACCTTTACCCGCAGCAATCCCTCACATGATATTTATGGGGTGAATAGTTATAATGAGAACAAGCATTGGGCTTGTGATAATATAATTATTGATGCTCGTGTTAAGCCGCATCAGGCCCCTCCATTGCTATTGGACCCAACTGTAGCCAAGAATATCGAACGGTTATTTGCTAAAGGTGCGAGTTTAAATGGTATTTAG
- a CDS encoding methyl-accepting chemotaxis protein, which translates to MSNKKRLMFGFASFTALMSIVIQIGFLLMNQQHTEHTSSNEHRYLTIIVAILPLVFLALSYYSKLIKTESQIPLYNSLSMTFASISMVVGANGMVEFHFSIFVVIAIIAFYEDIKLIIIMTVIFAIEHILGYWILTEFIFGNHEYTFSMMLIHAGFLIMMSAATIIHILSTRKVTLGLEEEKEQKQVLIQNTIDQLMLSSKKLVESVDSLSENTGRTMKANQEVTESMLNVSRGTDNQAQSSKESARAMEEMAIGIQRIAENSSAVSEAAQNMLKKSELGNESMEDTMQQLSKIKQSTDKVSQAVHDLENQSNEVESIAEIISEIAAQTNLLSLNASIEAARAGEHGRGFNVVATEVRKLASQTDHSAQKIAALIQKIQSSTSHVSILMKEGAEEVALGNSMVQNAKVSFETILESSKEVTFQIQEISAASEEMSAGSEQVTASIEDIANNSANTAIEVQRVSDSSLQTQISIDNMNNSTSDLNNLAHELNVLTESLSV; encoded by the coding sequence ATGAGTAATAAGAAAAGATTAATGTTTGGGTTCGCTAGCTTTACAGCACTTATGTCGATAGTTATTCAAATTGGATTTCTCTTAATGAACCAGCAGCATACTGAACATACAAGCAGTAATGAACACAGATATCTGACAATTATAGTTGCTATATTGCCTCTAGTGTTCTTAGCTTTGAGCTATTATTCGAAACTAATAAAGACAGAATCACAAATCCCCTTATATAATTCACTAAGTATGACCTTTGCCAGTATATCAATGGTTGTGGGTGCCAATGGTATGGTTGAGTTTCATTTCTCTATCTTCGTAGTTATTGCGATCATCGCGTTCTATGAGGATATTAAACTAATCATAATAATGACAGTCATCTTTGCGATCGAGCATATCTTAGGATATTGGATACTTACGGAGTTTATTTTTGGGAATCATGAATACACGTTCTCCATGATGTTGATTCACGCGGGCTTCTTAATTATGATGTCGGCTGCAACGATCATTCATATCCTTAGTACACGGAAAGTGACATTGGGATTAGAAGAAGAGAAAGAACAAAAACAAGTACTGATTCAAAATACTATAGATCAATTAATGTTATCTTCCAAAAAACTGGTTGAATCGGTAGATTCATTAAGTGAAAATACAGGGCGAACTATGAAGGCGAACCAAGAAGTTACTGAATCTATGCTAAATGTAAGCCGAGGAACGGATAATCAAGCACAATCCTCGAAAGAAAGTGCTAGGGCTATGGAAGAGATGGCTATAGGTATTCAAAGAATAGCTGAGAACTCTTCGGCAGTCTCCGAAGCTGCGCAAAACATGCTCAAAAAGTCAGAGCTGGGAAACGAATCTATGGAAGACACAATGCAACAATTGTCAAAAATAAAACAATCCACGGATAAGGTTTCACAAGCAGTTCATGATTTGGAGAATCAATCCAATGAAGTAGAGAGTATCGCAGAGATCATATCAGAAATAGCGGCGCAAACGAACCTTTTATCCTTGAATGCATCCATTGAAGCAGCTAGAGCCGGTGAGCATGGAAGAGGCTTTAACGTGGTTGCAACTGAAGTGAGAAAACTTGCGAGTCAAACCGATCATTCAGCCCAAAAAATCGCTGCATTAATTCAAAAGATACAGTCCTCTACAAGCCATGTTTCCATTCTTATGAAAGAAGGGGCTGAAGAGGTGGCACTAGGAAATTCTATGGTTCAAAATGCAAAAGTTTCGTTTGAGACGATTCTGGAGAGCAGTAAAGAGGTAACTTTTCAAATCCAAGAAATCTCTGCTGCGTCTGAAGAAATGTCTGCCGGCTCCGAGCAGGTCACTGCCTCAATAGAGGATATAGCCAATAACTCAGCGAATACAGCAATAGAGGTTCAACGAGTGTCAGACTCATCTCTGCAAACTCAGATCTCGATAGATAATATGAATAATTCGACTTCTGATCTGAATAATTTGGCGCATGAATTAAATGTGTTAACGGAGAGTCTTTCAGTATAA